A region from the Triticum urartu cultivar G1812 chromosome 1, Tu2.1, whole genome shotgun sequence genome encodes:
- the LOC125546641 gene encoding calmodulin-interacting protein 111-like: MSSKGKKKKPSASPQPSPRTPPSRAREGTGGCILDLSSTAAAAAARYPALVPRGGAGCFAGTVSDVVSRGGSRGGEGRLWLAEPAMASTGLRPGCLVFVSLISSSSNSLDGFPLDSLFEECNRFFDLDVDNDLISNEAGVNFVTATVFPSREVQKNDIKLSWDLACTLGYPAVGRSLLISPLYTSQAPKRADSGEFLRVIKCSDLYLSLVPTKVVLSSHNKSESDCHPVRNVMVMESPKRIPSTPPCRNESHDGASNSGFSLCLDQATAKSALADDKISDLLKTSASRWLDGRHLLKGNYVPLSMCGKLSMFVVLRAETDGSALDVVHEKKNSMSSADVSGKLVETPALFLVERTTKVHLSDLSSSKEFGSDKLGFPPEYSICADTASEDANHDQRLGGLSEVSAKVKEMISFSLADQIGLPRNGLHDLPRYKGLLLYGPPGTGKTSLASSCAYDLGANLFTINGPEIISQYHGESEQTLYDVFTSAKQAAPAVIFIDELDAIAPARKDGGEELSLRMVATLLKLMDEIGRNDRVILIAATNRLESIDRALLRPGRFDQEIEIGVPSPGQRLDILHHLLSGVHHSLTSEEVESLAFATHGFMGADLAALCNEAALSALRRYISVKESSTQLLGDRDTNAEKTNIQEIDGLLGYEISSLSSSLSKLTMSMEDHCWTSRGDTIESSEPDDKKDELLLLVTKEDFEQAKMKIRPSAMREVMLELPKVRWEDVGGQARIKKQLIEAIQLPQKCPDAFERLGIRPPRGLLMIGPPGCSKTLMARAVASEAKMNFLAVKGPELFSKWVGDSEKAVRSLFAKAKDNAPAILFFDEIDGLAVTRGHGSNGISVADRVLSQLLQEMDGLDQKIGVTVIAATNRPDKIDIALLRPGRFDRLLDVQPPDEADREDIFRIHTRSIPCSHDVNLNELARLTEGYTGADIKLVCREAAVAALDENFDIPEVAITHFKSAIDRVSPSDMQFYQELAARFRRLVDDTDNATTPGIRTEPPI, encoded by the exons ATGTCTTCGAAGGGCAAGAAGAAGAAGCCGTCGGCATCCCCGCAGCCGTCACCTCGTACACCTCCCTCTCGCGCCCGTGAAGGCACCGGGGGCTGCATCCTGGACCTCTCGTCCACCgctgcagcggcggcggcgcggtacCCGGCTCTCGTACCCCGCGGAGGCGCGGGTTGTTTCGCCGGCACCGTCTCCGATGTGGTCTCCAGGGGCGGGAGCCGCGGTGGCGAGGGGAGGCTCTGGCTTGCCGAGCCCGCCATGGCTAGCACCGGGCTTCGGCCTGGGTGCCTCGTCTTT gTGTCACTCATTTCTTCAAGTAGTAACAGTTTAGATGGCTTCCCACTTGATAGTTTATTTGAGGAGTGCAACAgattttttgatcttgatgtgGACAATGATCTCATCTCTAATGAAGCTGGGGTGAACTTTGTGACTGCCACAGTTTTCCCTTCACGTGAG GTTCAAAAGAATGACATCAAGCTCTCTTGGGATCTTGCCTGCACACTGGGATACCCTGCAGTAGGTCGTTCTTTGCTAATTAGCCCCCTATATACATCCCAAGCCCCAAAGCGAGCTGATTCTGGCGAGTTTTTGCGTGTGATAAAATGCAGCGATCTTTATCTCAGTCTAGTTCCAACGAAAGTTGTACTGTCCAGTCATAATAAGTCGGAATCTGATTGCCATCCTGTAAGAAATGTGATGGTTATGGAGTCACCTAAAAGGATTCCTTCAACTCCTCCATGCAGAAATGAATCCCATGATGGTGCATCTAACAGTGGCTTTTCATTGTGCTTGGATCAAGCCACTGCAAAATCAGCATTAGCAGATGATAAAATAAGTGACTTGCTGAAGACTTCTGCATCACGGTGGCTTGATGGTAGGCACTTGCTGAAAGGAAACTATGTCCCTCTATCAATGTGCGGAAAACTATCTATGTTCGTAGTTCTGCGAGCAGAAACAGATGGTTCTGCCCTGGATGTAGTGCATGAGAAAAAAAATTCAATGTCTAGTGCAGATGTCTCTGGTAAATTGGTTGAAACCCCTGCTTTGTTCCTTGTCGAGAGAACCACAAAAGTGCACCTTTCTGATTTGTCATCTTCAAAGGAGTTTGGGTCAGATAAGCTAGGGTTCCCACCAGAATATTCCATCTGTGCTGATACAGCAAGTGAAGATGCCAATCATGATCAAAGGCTTGGTGGGTTATCGGAAGTGTCAGCAAAAGTAAAAGAAATGATTTCGTTTTCGCTGGCAGATCAAATTGGTCTGCCAAGGAATGGTTTGCATGATTTACCAAG GTATAAAGGTCTTCTTCTTTATGGCCCACCTGGAACAGGGAAAACCTCTCTTGCTTCTTCATGCGCCTATGATCTGGGAGCCAATCTTTTTACAATCAATGGACCAGAGATCATTAGTCAGTATCACGGTGAAAGTGAACAAACATTGTATGATGTTTTCACTTCAGCTAAGCAAGCTGCACCTGCTGTG ATATTTATTGATGAATTGGATGCGATTGCTCCAGCCAGGAAGGATGGAGGCGAGGAGTTGTCTCTTAGAATGGTGGCCACTCTGTTAAAACTGATGGATGAGATTGGCCGTAATGATCGTGTTATCTTGATTGCTGCTACAAATCGTCTTGAAAGTATTGATCGTGCATTACTACGACCAGGAAGATTCGATCAAGAAATTGAAATAG GAGTACCATCTCCAGGACAGAGGCTGGACATACTTCACCACCTTCTAAGTGGAGTTCACCACTCCCTCACTAGTGAGGAAGTTGAGTCCCTTGCTTTTGCCACTCATGGATTCATGGGTGCTGATCTAGCTGCACTATGCAACGAGGCTGCATTGAGTGCTCTTCGCCGTTATATCAGTGTAAAGGAAAGTTCAACCCAACTACTTGGTGATCGTGACACAAATGCAGAAAAGACGAATATTCAAGAAATTGATGGTCTTTTGGGTTATGAAATAAGCTCATTATCATCATCTCTCTCAAAGTTAACCATGTCAATGGAGGATCATTGCTGGACCAGTAGAGGTGATACCATAGAAAGTAGCGAGCCGGATGATAAGAAAGATGAGTTGCTATTGTTGGTGACTAAAGAAGACTTTGAACAAGCTAAAATGAAAATTAGACCAAGTGCGATGCGTGAG GTAATGCTAGAGCTTCCAAAGGTACGATGGGAAGATGTTGGTGGTCAAGCCAGGATCAAGAAGCAGTTAATTGAAGCCATCCAGTTGCCACAGAAATGCCCAGACGCGTTTGAACGCTTAGGGATCCGCCCTCCTAGAGGATTGCTAATGATTGGACCACCAGGTTGCAGTAAGACATTAATGGCTCGCGCTGTAGCTTCTGAAGCAAAAATGAATTTCCTTGCAGTTAAGGGTCCTGAGCTTTTCAGCAAATGGGTTGGTGACTCTGAAAAGGCAGTGAGATCATTATTTGCGAAGGCGAAGGATAATGCGCCTGCAATATTATTTTTTGATGAAATAGATGGGCTTGCAGTAACTCGTGGCCATGGAAGTAATGGCATATCTGTTGCTGATAGGGTACTCAGTCAGTTGCTACAGGAAATGGATG GTTTGGACCAGAAGATTGGTGTCACTGTTATTGCAGCTACGAATCGTCCTGACAAAATCGATATTGCACTTCTGAGACCAG GTCGTTTCGACAGACTGCTTGATGTTCAACCACCAGATGAAGCTGACCGTGAGGATATTTTCCGGATTCATACACGCAGCATTCCTTGCAGTCACGATGTCAATCTAAACGAACTTGCTAGACTCACAGAAGGCTACACCGGCGCCGACATAAAGCTCGTCTGCAGGGAAGCCGCTGTAGCTGCTCTTGAT GAGAACTTTGACATCCCAGAAGTAGCAATTACACACTTCAAGTCGGCAATCGACCGAGTAAGTCCATCAGATATGCAGTTCTACCAAGAACTTGCGGCGCGGTTCCGCCGTCTCGTTGATGACACAGATAACGCAACAACGCCGGGAATACGTACCGAACCTCCCATTTAG